A single genomic interval of Numenius arquata chromosome 14, bNumArq3.hap1.1, whole genome shotgun sequence harbors:
- the CCP110 gene encoding centriolar coiled-coil protein of 110 kDa: MKMEDYEIFCKKHLSRIQEEAIKREASFTVQHKNISLIQFHGVPVLSPLLSLEKKQEIQQYKQKALDLETWRQNSRKRALLNRVQEILENVQIRKEPSVSDVNTQETENTCPDSDSKASTDFTALSNVSLACSPERHGPTELEKTPELMPADTPGQVTSNVTEVVKVSEENVFSKQTESHFSKDVPCPRAASPDNVHNKPASQALQKQEVPPSDEEVQDPYVMSLQNLMKKSREYIEKEQTKRSSKSNSKRSMSESHSDKENDGIKTTDSVKERVKLTGRSCTTVTPDKPSLNKSNTLLQGVSTHTSNTSMSTLSSFSKVDIPMRVGTPPLVDSDSDEEFKKTSMFDRDSSIVRSLTGSYAKLPSPEPSMSPKMHRRRPRPLSMGHIVINSPVNAYELSPKGKGRAMDLIMQDIADKNNVSESVPKFMVDFTMACPSRVPGIHRSSSGPCDGLGVGKPNRHSFGHLESKGTLSATVEGHVVMDSRVPYKVETSANIVAPKLNEPFAISQSTVTQKVLAVTETKPSSLLENTKCNSPVELNKSYDVENPSPLLMQSKNMQKQTDTPSVAPANEQFLENSFEKVKRRLDLDTDNCQKESSCCVLTAGMEEQEKQWLQEQKCPVGSVYLTKNTAPDNIAKEDILKTKMLAFEEMRKRLEEQHAQQLSILIAEQEREQEKLQKELEEQERKLKGRKVTTTEIEISKVNINSRMELEWRKKSESGLLESVQSQLETVHNANSTSIGFAHTATPNTFASTSETSFFLWGPSGSGVIKTSVSRPSNRIKTRWTQVFSPEIQMKFDKITAVAKGFLTRRLLQTEKLKHLKQTVKDTMEFIKNFQSEAPLKRGSVSAQDASLHERVMAQLRAALYDIHDIFFTIEASERMNILRHDREVRKEKMLRQMDKVKSPRERVTLSTATQKSLDRKKYMKTSEMGMPSKKIIIKQKTPESRVLQPNQGQNAPLHRLLCRQGTPKTSMKGVEQNRKKAPESRVSNKAVPGAYAGRTQRKKPNVVTI, encoded by the exons ATGAAGATGGAGGACTATGAAATATTCTGTAAGAAGCATCTTTCCAGAATCCAAGAAGAGGCAATAAAAAGAGAAGCCTCTTTCACTGTTCAGCACAAAAATATCTCCCTCATCCAATTCCATGGAGTTCCTGTGCTTTCCCCTCtg CTTAGCcttgaaaagaaacaggaaatacaACAATATAAACAGAAAGCACTGGACCTAGAGACCTGGCGGCAGAACTCCCGGAAAAGAGCTTTACTGAATCGTGTCCAGGAGATTCTGGAAAATGTTCAG ATCAGGAAAGAACCTAGCGTGAGTGATGTGAACACACAAGAGACTGAGAATACTTGTCCTGATTCAGATTCAAAAGCTTCGACTGACTTCACAGCTCTGTCAAATGTCAGTTTGGCATGTTCTCCTGAAAGGCATGGTCCCACGGAGCTTGAAAAGACACCAGAACTTATGCCAGCAGATACTCCTGGGCAGGTGACATCAAATGTGACAGAAGTAGTTAAAGtatcagaagaaaatgttttttcaaagcaAACTGAGAGTCACTTCTCAAAAGACGTACCTTGTCCAAGGGCTGCATCTCCTGACAACGTGCATAATAAGCCTGCATCACAGGCTTTGCAAAAGCAAGAGGTGCCACCATCGGATGAAGAAGTCCAAGATCCATACGTAATGAGTCTTCAGAATCTGATGAAGAAATCTAGGGAGTATATAGAGAAAGAGCAAACCAAGCGTAGCTCAAAAAGTAATTCAAAGAGAAGTATGAGTGAAAGTCATTCAGATAAAGAAAATGATGGCATTAAAACAACTGACTCTGTGAAAGAAAGAGTAAAGCTCACGGGCAGAAGTTGCACCACTGTGACGCCTGATAAACCCAGTCTTAATAAATCAAATACCCTTCTCCAAGGTGTTTCTACTCATACAAGTAACACAAGTATGTCAACTTTATCCAGTTTTTCTAAAGTAGACATACCTATGAGAGTTGGAACACCCCCATTGGTGGATTCGGATTCAgatgaagaatttaaaaagacATCTATGTTTGATCGTGACAGTAGCATTGTCAGGAGCCTCACAGGCTCTTACGCCAAATTGCCAAGCCCAGAGCCGAGCATGAGCCCTAAAATGCACCGAAGGCGCCCGAGACCTTTATCAATGGGACACATCGTTATAAATAGCCCTGTGAACGCTTACGAGTTAAGTCCTAAAGGCAAGGGTAGAGCCATGGATTTAATCATGCAAGATATTGCTGATAAAAATAATGTCTCTGAATCAGTGCCCAAGTTCATGGTGGACTTCACTATGGCGTGCCCTAGCAGAGTTCCAGGTATCCACAGGAGTTCTTCAGGCCCTTGTGATGGGTTGGGGGTTGGCAAACCAAACCGCCATTCCTTTGGGCACTTGGAAAGCAAAGGAACGTTGTCGGCTACAGTGGAAGGACACGTAGTGATGGACAGCAGAGTGCCATATAAAGTAGAGACTAGTGCTAATATTGTAGCTCCAAAATTGAATGAGCCGTTTGCCATCAGTCAGTCTACAGTAACACAGAAGGTCCTTGCTGTGACTGAAACCAAACCATCTAGTTTGCTAGAAAATACTAAATGCAATTCTCCAGTAGAACTCAATAAATCTTACGACGTCGAAAACCCATCCCCTCTACTAATGCAGAGCAAGAATATGCAAAAGCAGACGGACACTCCAAGTGTTGCCCCAGCAAATGAGCAGTTTCtagaaaatagttttgaaaaggTAAAACGTAGGCTTGATCTGGACACTGACAACTGCCAAAAAGAAAGCAGTTGCTGTGTTCTAACAGCTGGAATGGAAGAACAAGAGAAACAGTGGTTGCAAGAACAGAAATGTCCTGTGGGATCAGTTTACCTTACCAAGAATACAGCCCCTGATAATATCGCAAAAG aagatattttaaaaactaaaatgttgGCCTTCGAAGAAATGAGGAAGAGACTTGAAGAACAGCACGCACAACAACTGTCAATTCTGATAGCTGAACAAGAGAGAGAACAGGAGAAATTGCAGAAG GAACtggaagagcaggagagaaagcTGAAAGGAAGGAAGGTCACTACAACGGAAATAGAAATTTCCAAAGTGAATATTAACAGTAGGATGGAGTTggagtggaggaaaaaaagcgAAAGTGGCTTGCTGGAAAGTGTGCAGTCTCAGCTGGAGACAGTCCACAACGCAAACTCTACCAGCATTG GTTTTGCGCACACTGCGACACCTAACACCTTTGCTTCAACAAGTGAAACTTCATTCTTTCTCTGGGGACCATCAGGTAGTGGAGTTATAAAAACCTCAGTATCTAGGCCGAGTAACAGGATCAAAACTAGGTGGActcag gttTTCAGTCCAGAGATACAAATGAAGTTTGATAAGATCACTGCTGTGGCAAAGGGGTTTCTTACTCGTAGACTCCTGCAGACGGAAAAACTGAAACATCTTAAGCAAACTGTAAAA GATACTATGGAGTTCATAAAAAATTTTCAGTCTGAAGCACCATTAAAAAGAGGAAGTGTTTCAGCACAAGATGCATCCCTTCATGAAAGAGTAATGGCTCAG CTGCGAGCTGCTCTGTACGACATCCATGACATCTTTTTTACGATAGAGGCATCGGAAAGAATGAATATTCTGCGTCATGATCGTGAAGTTCGTAAAGAGAAGATGCTCAGGCAAATG gaTAAAGTAAAGAGCCCAAGAGAGAGAGTGACACTTTCAACAGCTACACAGAAATCTCTGGACAGGAAAAAGTACATGAA GACTTCAGAAATGGGAATGCcaagtaaaaaaataatcataaaacaaaaaactCCTGAAAGCCG CGTACTTCAACCAAATCAAGGACAGAATGCCCCACTTCATAGGCTGCTCTGCAGACAAGG AACCCCTAAGACCTCAATGAAGGGGGTTGAGCAAAATAGAAAGAAGGCCCCAGAGAGCAGAGTGTCTAACAAGGCTGTTCCAG GAGCATATGCAGGAAGAACCCAAAGAAAGAAGCCAAATGTTGTGACAATTTAA
- the GDE1 gene encoding glycerophosphodiester phosphodiesterase 1 produces the protein MLCYGDGPLSSLTALLVAVLALSRSPALACLLTAGLYLALHLFSLEPAPPQSAQRVLRPRGAAARIAHRGGAHDAPENTLAAIRQAAENGATGVELDLEFTADGVPILMHDETVERTTDGSGRLCDLTFDEIRRLNPSAKHRLGKKFQDEKVPTLREAVVESMHHNFIIYFDVKGHANQAVDALKQLYLEFPRLYNTSVVCSFMPDVVYKMRQADRNVVTALTHRPWHLSHLGDGTPRYSSSWRHYLYMMLDVVLDWSLHSFLWRLCGVSGFLIQKNFVSQEYVRHWSSNGIHVVAWTVNTFAEKSYYENVLESSYITDSLVEDCDPHY, from the exons aTGTTGTGCTACGGTGATGGCCCGCTGAGCTCCCTCACGGCGCTGCTGGTGGCGGTGCTGGCGCTCAGCCGCAGCCCGGCGCTGGCCTGCCTGCTGACGGCCGGCCTCTACCTGGCGCTGCACCTCTTCAGCCTGGAGCCCGCCCCGCCTCAGAGCGCCCAGCGCGTCCTGCGgccccgcggcgccgccgcccgcatCGCCCACCGCGGCGGCGCGCACGACGCGCCCGAGAACACGCTGGCGGCCATCCGACAG gcagctGAAAATGGAGCAACGGGTGTTGAGCTAGATCTTGAATTTACTGCAGATGGTGTTCCCATTCTAATGCATGATGAAACAGTAGAAAGGACAACGGATGGGTCTGGAAGATTGTGTGACTTGACTTTTGATGAAATCAGGAGGCTTAATCCATCTGCAAAACATCGACTAGG gaaaaaattcCAGGATGAAAAGGTACCAACTCTGAGAGAAGCTGTTGTGGAGTCTATGCATCACAATTTTATAATCTACTTTGATGTCAAAGGCCATGCAAATCAG GCAGTTGACGCCCTAAAACAACTCTACCTGGAATTTCCACGTTTGTATAACACCAGCGTAGTCTGTTCTTTCATGCCAGATGTTGTTTATAAG ATGAGACAAGCTGACAGAAACGTTGTAACAGCACTAACGCACAGGCCCTGGCACCTGAGTCACCTTGGAGATGGGACACCCCGTTACAGTTCCTCCTGGAGACATTATTTGTATATGATGCTGGATGTCGTTCTAGATTGGAGCCTGCACAGTTTCTTGTGGCGATTGTGTGGGGTTTCAGGTTTCCTCATACAGAAGAATTTTGTTTCTCA GGAGTATGTGAGGCACTGGTCTTCAAATGGAATTCATGTGGTTGCCTGGACAGTGAACACATTTGCCGAAAAAAGCTACTATGAAAATGTCCTTGAATCCAGCTACATCACCGACAGCTTGGTGGAGGACTGCGATCCTCATTACTAG